The Tamandua tetradactyla isolate mTamTet1 chromosome 23, mTamTet1.pri, whole genome shotgun sequence genomic interval TTTGACTCTGCCGCTGAAGAGCCTTCACCTGCTCTGTTTGTAGCAggtttatacattaaaaaaaagatccattTCCTCTCATTTTTGCAAAGTATCTGAGGGGACACCTCTGCGTCTCTCATCTGCCATCTTTATCCATGAATCTGATTTTGCATCTTTCTAGGGACTGAAAGTAGATTCTTCTAGAAAACATTACCCGTTTCCATAGGCATGATTTCCAGAGGCATGGTCTTCATGCATTGAGGGGTGGCAGAGGCCACGGGGCTCCCTGTACTTCCTCCCCACCGATTGTTGAGCGTGGAATGAGTGTGGTCTCCGGAGAGGGGTGTGCAAGCGTCTGGACTGTAGTGGAGACGTCTGAAACCACAGCTGGGCTTGAGGAGGGCTGCCGAAGACAGAGGTGGAGTCTGCACAGGTGGGCTTACAGCTCGGGGGCATTTTGACCAGGGAATTGAGGTGTTTCTGAAACCTGCCTCGGACCTCGGGTCACTTGTCACTCGAGAGAGACATTGGCCCAGCGAGTGATGGAAAAGGAGGGTCAGATTTCAAACTTTCTTCCAGTCAGCTCTGGTTTTGGCCCTAAACCCCTTTGCACTTAACTCTGGTAAACTCTGCTGGGTTTCCTTcaaagtatttcttttattttcctaagcAGCTTATGTCTACAGAGCATcaggccaaaaaataaaaaataaaaaaaaagtagagccTTGCAACTTGCCGTTGGCTTCATCCTCACCCTCTCCTAAGCCCCATCGCCCCCTGTGTCTGAGTGTGTCTGCTGTGACTGGAGCTCACGCCATCGCAGGTACCCTGTGCCCGCCGTGGGCATGGGCCCGGGGGAAGCAGCACTGGCAGCGCTGGTGTGGGGGAGCTGAAGCTGGCAGGAGTCCCAGACCTGGCAGCTGTCACCCTCGAggagcaacagttttcaaaggaCCAGTAATCAAACACACGGCTCTGCTCTCTTAACTGTTTAGCCTTTGggaaagggggagagggagggagggaaagaggccaAGACAGAGCCTGGTCTCCTCCCGTGCCCTGTGGGTCATTGAGTTCCTCTTCACGTGAGCAATCCAGAAGGGGAaggcagaaaagagagagagaggcccgcCCACACgcactattattattttacatgaaGGTTTTGATTAACTAGCGACTGGTGCAATCAGTCTGGGTATCTGATCAACCAGAATTTGGAGAGGAGCAAAAAGGCTCACCTTGCCCACCCTTAAATTAGGAGTGAAGAGGTGCCCTGGGGTTCACTTTAAAGGTCCACGAGCAACACACCTATGATGGTCTTGTCCTCTGCCCCTTACAGGATGTGTGGCCGGTTCCTGCGGCGGCTGCTGGCTGAGGAGAGCCGGCCCTCCACCCCTGTGGGGCGGCTCCTGCTTCCTGTGCTCCTGGGATCCCGCATCGCCCTGCTGGCTGCCGCTGGGCCCGGGGTCTACGGCGACGAGCAGAGTGAATTTGAGTGTCACCCCCAGCAGCCGGGTTGCAAGGCCGCCTGCTTGGATGCCATGCGCCCGCTGTCCCCGCTGCGCTTCTGGACCTTCCAGGTCATCCTGGTGGCCGTGCCCAGCGCCCTCTACTTGACTTTTACCCTGTATCACGTGGTCTGGCATTGGGAAGAACCAGGAAAGGCGAAGGAGGAAGAGGACGCCCTGAACCTGGAAGGGGAGAGGAGCAGAGATGCTGCCGGAAGCCGCAGGCTGCTCTGGGCCTATGTGGCACAGCTGGGGGCTCGACTTGTCCTGGAGGGGGCAACCCTGGGGCTGCAGTACCATCTCTATGGGTTTCACATGCCCAGCTCCACTGCTTGTCGCAAAGAGCCTTGCTTTGGTAGTATTACCTGCGTCTTGTCCCGCTCCTCTGAGAAATCCGTCTTCCTGAAGACCATGTTTGGGGTCAGTGGGCTCTGTCTCTTCTCCACCCTTTTGGAGCTTGTGCTCCTGGGCCTGGGGAGATGGTGGGAGACCCAAAAACACAAAGTTTCTACCTGCTTCCAAACTTTAGCATGCCCCAGAAGACACAAGGAACCAACCAAATGCCCAGCGGTGGAAACAAAAGAGCAGCTCCCAGAAGCAGGTGAGATGATTAGGTTGGGAAACCACCAGCCTCTTAGGAAAACCAGTGGCGACCGCTTTAAGTTAAAAAGACCACAGCATAAGGCGTTTCAAAGAGTTTAATTGCATCTGCAGATACAGGCATCTGACCTCATCCAGAAGTTGGAACCCTTAAGCTTTCCTATCTTGGCTTCTGTAGTTTTGTGTAGCTTGGAGCCTGGTGTTTTACAGAAAGCTAGCATTATTTGCATCTAAACTTACCTGTTGACTACTAATTAATGAGCATGTACCTAGGGTTATATCCTATGTTGACTACATACTATTTCATACATTGCATGTTCAGACATGGTGGAAAGTCTCCACCTCTGGGTCTATCTTTTACTATGCTAATAAGGCAGGGACCACCTTAAGGACAGTTTTGGGGCTCCTATGCCTGTGCTGGCAACTGGTTGAATCCAGCTTCTCTGCCTGACCAGGGAAGCAGGATGCAGTTGACCACAAGTGCAAGATGTTGGCCTGAGTATAGGTTCTCCATATGTATAATTTATGTGCATCTCATTAGTTTTGGATGCTGGGCTCTTGGTTCCCTTTGTAACCTAGTAACGCCACTGCCATCCTTCACAACCACTCCAACAAGAGGGATGCTGGCAaccctctttcttccttctctgtcctGGTAACCTCCTCCCAGGGCAGATCCCTGCCCTTCTGGGAAGTACAGCCACCACATGGTATGAAATAGAAATCCAGGCCCCTGTCAGATCTCCAATTCCCATCCCCACCAATTTGAAGATTCCTTCCAGTGGGCCAGGGTCAGAGTGTTCGAGAATCTCCTGCCCTTCCATTTAGATCTCATCCCATCTCGAACAAGTCTCAGCTCATGCTCAATTCTCTCCTTTGCAGAGTTCTGAAGACAGGTGGCTTGCCTCTGCAGGAAACCCTTTGATTGAATCTTCTGCTCCACATCCAGTAAGTGGAGATTTACACCCAAGACAAGTCAGGGAGGCTGTTGAAGGATCTCTTAAGCGCCATCGTGGCCATTTATCTAAGGCATTTCCGTGAGGAACACCGATCCTGCCTTCTCACCGGAATTCTCTGGGGTCGGTGTTGCAGTTATCATGGGCTTGGTTCCACTGTGCACCACAGAAGCTTCCGGTGAAATAGTGCCTTGACCACTGCTGCTGGCATTCCTGTTGCTGAAGACACTGCGCCCTCCTGTCCCAGTGACTCCACTTCTTTTCTGTTGTTCCaccttctctgctctccctgtaACCTGTGAAAGTCCCTCTCCCCAACCCTCCAGCAGATGTCAGAACCAGAAACTCTGGCATTCTAGATGTCTGTAACCTAATGCTCCTTTAATATCTAGATGAGAGGTATCGAGATACCCAACCTTAGGGAAATCACTGTGAATCCAGGGGCTTGTGTCCCCTTGCCCACTAGAAGCTCTGATTTCTGCTGAATTCTCATCCCCTGCTGAGTGCTCTGCAGCTGTCCCACTCTGGCACAGCAGCAGCTCAGTCTAGCCCTATAACTCAATACCACTCAGAAAAGGCAGGAGACTTTTACTGCTAAGTTGGGGGTAATGGCAATGAAGGTTTACCTCGCAGCGTGATTCAGCAGATGATTTAAATCCAAACACTAGGCCTCTCTTTCCTTGAGTCTTTCCGTCATTTCTGTCCGAGAATGCTCTGGCCTCTCACCTTATTGCAGAAGCCTCTCTCAGTTCTTTGTCACCCTTCAGTTCTCAACAAAGAGCCATTGCCTTGTTCTGTTTTCTCcttctgaataccaggttattcCTCAGTGAGTTAGGAAGGTTCTATCCTAAGGAAAGCCCTTTGGTCCTTAAAGGGATACTTTGGCAACAACTAGTAAAATAGAATTTCTTCTTTCCGCTGCACAGGTGTTTCAGAAAGAGCTGCTTGCTGGCTGTAGCCAGAGCCCAGCAAGAATTGACCAAGGCAAAAACAAATGCCATCATTCAGAGTAACTCCTTGTTGGATGCCCCACCTccccattaaaatttttatttactgaGCTGTGATTCACATaacttaaacattttaaagtgaataattCAGTAACATAGAGTACATTCAGATGTTGTGCATCCATTACCATTATATAATTccggaacattttcatcaccccccccAAAGAATCCCCTTATCCGTATTAAGCAGTCATCCCCATTTCCCCTTTCTCCAGATCCTAACAGTCACTAACCTGGTGTCtgcctctatggatttgcctgttcagAACATGTCATATAAATGAAGCATACAATATGCAGCCTTTTGGGccaggcttctttcatttagcataatgtcttcagggttcatccatgttgtcacacgtatcagtgcttcattcttacggctgaattatattccagtgcatggatacaccacattttgtttattcaggcaatggacatttgggttgcttcagctttttggcaattctgaataatgctgctgtgaacatttgtatacaaGTTTTTGTGAGCACGCATGCTTTCCATTCTCTTGCATAcaacctagaagtagaattgctggatcataaggtaaCTCTGTGGTTAAATTTTGGGGGgtactgccaaacagttttccaacctttctacattcccaccggcagtttataagggttccaatttctccacatccttgccaacatttatttttattctagccaTCCTAGTGGTTATGAAATGGTagcttattttaatttgcatttccctaatggctaatgacattgacTGTCTTAGCACGTGCTTATTGtccatttgaatatcttttctGGATATATGCCTATTCAGATCTTTAGCCATGTTTTTAATTGGGCTTGTGTTTTTGTTGTGGtgtaagagttctttacatattctggatattagatccttatcagatatgttatttgcaaatgtttttttccacTCTGTGGCTTGTCATTGAGCTTTCTTGAGTAAGCTTTTGATGCACAACAGtacttttgatgaagtccaatttatctcttttttttctttggtttcttgtCTTTTGGTCTCATATTTAAGTAACCAAATTTATGaaggtcatgaagatgtttctgtgttttcctttaagagtttttttgtttttatcccatacatttaggtctttgatcccttttttaaattatttttttctttgatccctTTTTAGATAATTTATGTATGCAGTATGATGTAGGGGTCcaagttcattcttttgcatgtggatatccagttgtcctagtaccatttgttgaagattatTTTTACCCATTGAATGGCCttggaaaatttattaaaaatcagttgatcacagTTATAAGAGTTaattctggactctcaattctatcccattggtttatatgtttatccttatgccagtaatCCTACCATACAAACCAGCAATCTTACTTCCATCTAACTGATTTGGAAACTTAGATCCATATGAAACTTACACATGAATGTTTACGTCAGCTTTACATCAGCTTTAATCATAACTGACAAAAACCGGAAGTGACCAAGATGTctttcaataggtgaatggataaacaaactggcaCATTTACAATTCGGTACTCTTCAGTGATGAAAATGAATGATCTTTCAAGACATGTGCGCTTATCTGGTCctaatttgaaaagatttgtataccctagaaaagccatgttttaatcctaatcagtcttgatGGGAGCAAAGATTTCTTCTAATcgctattcagcactataggtcgGAATcaagttatctccacagagatgtgactcagtcagttgtgggtattaaacttgattagatggagacgtgtctccacccattctacgtgggtcttgagtagtttattggaaccctataaaagaagagatgttttggagagagttctttttgagaatgaagagagagccacagaatccaccagccggcaacctttggagatgaagaaggacaacaCTGCTGGGCAGCTGGAagaaagaggcctggagaggaaactataAGACGtcgccatgctcgccatgtgcctttgcagttgaaagagaaaccctgaacttcactggcctttcttgggtgaaggtaacctctttttggtgccttaatatgaacatttttatagatttgctttaattgggacattttcttggccttagtactgtaaactagcaatatattaaattccctttttaaaagccattccatttctggtatatcgcattctagcagctagcaaactagaatatcagGCAAAAACAGGGATGAGTCTTAacatattgttaagtgaaagaagccagttttAAAGGCTACAtcctatatgattccatttatataacattctggaaaaggcaaaactatagaggcagTAATAGATAGTTGGTTTCCAGGAGTTTAAGGTTGGGAGGGAGGAAGATTGAAGAGATTCCAAGATGGAATGCAGACTATGACAAAAGAATCTAACTGTTAGAACTTATGAAATTACCTCACTGAAGGGAGtgtgagaaaatttgtga includes:
- the LOC143667004 gene encoding gap junction gamma-3 protein-like produces the protein MCGRFLRRLLAEESRPSTPVGRLLLPVLLGSRIALLAAAGPGVYGDEQSEFECHPQQPGCKAACLDAMRPLSPLRFWTFQVILVAVPSALYLTFTLYHVVWHWEEPGKAKEEEDALNLEGERSRDAAGSRRLLWAYVAQLGARLVLEGATLGLQYHLYGFHMPSSTACRKEPCFGSITCVLSRSSEKSVFLKTMFGVSGLCLFSTLLELVLLGLGRWWETQKHKVSTCFQTLACPRRHKEPTKCPAVETKEQLPEAEF